The sequence TCTGTAGGGAACTGGAAAGGACTGGGAGGGATGCAGGAGTACTCAGGGGTACTGGAAGGCACTGGGGTGGGATAAAGGGCAGGCAGTGTGAGGCACTGCAAGGAACAGGGAGCACTAGGGAGGTCACTGGTACTTCCAAGAAGGAACTTGGGATGGAGATGAGGACTGGCAGGAACTAGGAGCACTGTAaaggaactgggagcactggagaAGAATGGGAGAAGACGAGATCACCAAGGATGGGCTTTGGATGGGGctgactgggagcactggagagGAACTGGAAGCATTGAGAGGGAACTCTAGATAATGGAAGCACTGAGGATGGACTTGGGATGGGCCAGCTGGGAGGGGTGGGAGCATTGGagaggaactgggagcactggggaggaATGAAGGAGTTGGGTTGACCAGGAGGAAGTGGTAGATGTGGAAAAGAACAGGGAATGATGGGTTCACCAAAgaaagagctgcaatggggtCAACTGGGAGGAAGTGGCAGCACTTGGACGGTCTGATCCTTCCTACCCCACCCAGCCCTCTCCAGCGCCACCATGCCTGATGTGGAGAtggctgaatttggggaggCCGCCCCCTACCTCCGCAAGTCGGAGAAGGAACGGCTGGCTGCCCAGACCCGCCCCTTCGACCTGAAGAAGGACATCTTCGTCCCTGATGAAAAGGAGGAATATGTCAAGGCCACCATTGTCAGCCGTGAGGGCTCCAAGATCACTGCTGAGACCGAACATGGCAAGGTGGGGGGACCCCAGCTACACCTGGGACACCAGAATATTCCACATGGGACACAAAGAACCCAACCCACCTTCTCTAGAACCCAAGAAACATCTAGACCCCAACATGCCTTCTCTGGCACCTACTGGATGCTCAGATTCCACAGCATCTTCTCTAGAACACAGGAAATACCTAGACCCTGCTCCACCTTTCCCAGAACCCACTGGACAGTTAGACCCCATCCAACCTCCTCTATTACCCCAGAGACAGCCAGACCCCAAAACATCTTCTCTATCACTTGAGGGACACCTAGACCTCCTCTGGCTCTCAAGTGAACATTCAaatgcccagctcccagccctttgGGAGCAACTGGGGCAACTCCTTGCCCTGTGTTCCTGCTCCATGGGGTCCTCCTTACCTTGAGCAGACAGTGACGGTCAAGGAGGACCAGATCATGCAGCAGAACCCCCCCAAGTTCGACAAGATTGAGGACATGGCCATGCTGACTTTCCTCCATGAGCCCGCCGTCCTTTACAACCTCAAGGACCGCTACGCGTCTTGGATGATCTATGTGAGTTGTGAGCTCATGAAGTTTTACACACCCTATCCAGAACTCAGATGCCCCTTCTATAGACCCCTTGGGCCACAGAGGTGCAAGATGTTCCTTCTCCAGATCTCATGGTCCACCGGTAACTACGTTGATCCTTCTTTACACCCCTTGGGCCACCCAGATCCAAGATATCCCCGATCCTTTGGATCACTAAAAACCACACTAAAACCACCTTCTTCAGATCACATGGGCCACCCAGAACAGGGACATCCTCTCTCCAGACCTCTTTGGTCCCCCATATCCAAGATGTTCCATCTCCTGACCACAGGGGTTATCTAAACCCAAGATATTGCCTAGCCACAAGAGGTTACTCTGCAGACCTCTTGGACCACCTGGTAGGGTGGCACCTTCTGACTCTGACCCacctgctccttttcccagaCCTATTCGGGGCTCTTCTGTGTGACTGTCAACCCCTATAAGTGGTTGCCTGTCTACAATGCCGAGGTGGTGGCTGCCTACCGGGGAAAGAAGCGGAGTGAAGCTCCACCCCACATCTTCTCCATCTCTGACAATGCCTACCAGAACATGCTAACAGGTAGGGACCTTCTGCAGGGACCCCATAACCACATTCCCTGATCCTTTTTGGGGAGCAGGAGATGTAGGGCAGAGCCAAGATGAGCTTCAGAACCTCATGTTTCTTCTCATCCCACCAGATCGGGAGAACCAATCCATCCTCATCACGTGAGTAATCCCATCTGTAAACACTGTCTTAATCCTGCTCACAGCTAAGACCCCCCCGACCTGGCACATagcccctccccttccctcttgAAATCATGCCCACTGGCCAACCCTTTATCACTACACGGACTTCTCTGTGGAGGTCCAttatccatccctccctccccagtgaGTTCCCACCCCCAGCACCACAGCACCAGTATCCAACCATTGCTCTCCTTGGCTACCTTCAGCGGAGAATCCGGGGCGGGGAAGACTGTGAACACCAAGAGGGTCATCCAGTACTTCGCTGTCATCGCTGCCATCGGTGACCGTGGCAAGAAGGAGGCGGGGGCCCCGGGCAAGGTAAGGGCAGTAGGTGGGGCATAACACCCTGGGTGTGGCAACATTCTGCTGCCTGTCTGTCCAACCAATGACACAATCAACCACCAAAACAATTACTGAactaaacaccccaaaatccaaccaacCAACCATCTATCCAAGCTTCCATTCATCTGTCCCACCTCTATCCAACCAACTGTCTCTCCATCCACCCATGGCATCAACACACATCCCTGTCCACCAACACGACCACCTGCTAAAACCTTCACTGTGTTCTCCCATCCATTTAAACCCTCCATCCCCTGCATCTTACTGTGAGAAGCCCCCTGACACTGTCCCACTCCATCCAGGGCACCCTGGAGGACCAAATCATCCAGGCCAACCCTGCCTTGGAANNNNNNNNNNNNNNNNNNNNNNNNNNNNNNNNNNNNNNNNNNNNNNNNNNNNNNNNNNNNNNNNNNNNNNNNNNNNNNNNNNNNNNNNNNNNNNNNNNNNCTGGAAATGAACATTGAGAGGAACTCCTAGATAATGGAAGCACTGAGGATGGACTTGGGATGGCCAGCTGGGAGGGGTGGGGCATTGGagaggaactgggagcactggggaggaATGAAGGAGTTGGGTTGACCAGGAGGAAGTGGTAGATGTGGAAAAGAACAGGGAATGATGGGTTCACCAAAgaaagagctgcaatggggtCAACTGGGAGGAAGTGGCAGCACTTGGACGGTCTGATCCTTCCTACCCCACCCAGCCCTCTCCAGCGTCCACCATGCCTGATGTGGAGAtggctgaatttggggaggCCCCCCCCTACCTCCGCAAGTCGGAGAAGGAACGGCTTGGCTGCCCAGACCCGCCCCTTCGACCTGAAGAAGGACATCTTCGTCCCTGATGAAAAGGAGGAATATGTCAAGGCCACCATTTGTCAGCCGTGAGGGCTCCAAGATCACTGCTGAGACCGAACATGGCAAGGTGGGGGGACCCCAGCTACACCTGGGACACCAGAATATTCCACATGGGACACAAAGAACCCAACCCACCTTCTCTAGAACCCAAGAAACATCTAGACCCCAACATGCCTTCTCTGGCACCTACTGGATGCTCAGATTCCACAGCATCTTCTCTAGAACACAGGAATACCTAGACCCTGCTCCACCTTTCCCAGAACCCACTGGACAGTTAGACCCCATCCAACCTCCTCTATTACCCCAGAGACAGCCAACCCCAAAACATCTTCTCTATCACTTGAGGGACACCTAGACCTCCTCTGGCTCTCAAGTGAACATTCAaatgcccagctcccagccctttgGGAGCAACTGGGGCAAACTCCTTGCCCTGTGTTCCTGCTCCATGGGGTCCTCCTTACCTTGAGCAGACAGTGACGGTCAAGGAGGACCAGATCATGCAGCAGAACCCCCCCAAGTTCGACAAGATTGAGGACATGGCCATGCTGACTTTCCTCCATGAGCCCGCCGTCCTTTACAACCTCAAGGACCGCTACGCGTCTTGGATGATCTATGTGAGTTGTGAGCTCATGAAGTTTTACACACCCTATCCAGAACTCAGATGCCCCTTCTATAGACCCCTTGGGCCACAGAGGTGCAAGATGTTCCTTCTCCAGATCTCATGGTCCACCGGTAACTAGGTTGATCCTTCTTTACACCCTTGGGCCACCCAGATCCAAGATATCCCCGATCCTTTGGATCACTAAAAACCACACTAAAACCACCTTCTTCAGATCACATGGGCCACCCAGAACAGGGACATCCTCTCTCCAGACCTCTTTGGTCCCCCATATCCAAGATGTTCCATCTCCTGACCACAGGGGTTATCTAAACCCAAGATATTGCCTAGCCACAAGAGGTTACTCTGCAGACCTCTTGGACCACCTGGTAGGGTGGCACCTTCTGACTCTGACCCacctgctccttttcccagaCCTATTCGGGGCTCTTCTGTGTGACTGTCAACCCCTATAAGTGGTTGCCTGTCTACAATGCCGAGGTGGTGGCTGCCTACCGGGGAAAGAAGCGGAGTGAAGCTCCACCCCACATCTTCTCCATCTCTGACAATGCCTACCAGAACATGCTAACAGGTAGGGACCTTCTGCAGGGACCCCATAACCACATTCCCTGATCCTTTTTGGGGAGCAGGAGATGTAGGGCAGAGCCAAGATGAGCTTCAGAACCTCATGTTTCTTCTCATCCCACCAGATCGGGAGAACCAATCCATCCTCATCACGTGAGTAATCCCATCTGTAAACACTGTCTTAATCCTGCTCACAGCTAAGACCCCCCCGACCTGGCACATagcccctccccttccctcttgAAATCATGCCCACTGGCCAACCCTTTATCACTACACGGACTTCTCTGTGGAGGTCCAttatccatccctccctccccagtgaGTTCCCACCCCCAGCACCACAGCACCAGTATCCAACCATTGCTCTCCTTGGCTACCTTCAGCGGAGAATCCGGGGCGGGGAAGACTGTGAACACCAAGAGGGTCATCCAGTACTTCGCTGTCATCGCTGCCATCGGTGACCGTGGCAAGAAGGAGGCGGGGGCCCCGGGCAAGGTAAGGGCAGTAGGTGGGGCATAACACCCTGGGTGTGGCAACATTCTGCTGCCTGTCTGTCCAACCAATGACACAATCAACCACCAAAACAATTACTGAACTAAAcacccaaaaatccaaccaaccAACCATCTATCCAAGCTTCCATTCATCTGTCCCACCTCTATCCAACCAACTGTCTCTCCATCCACCCATGGCATCAACACACATCCCTGTCCACCAACACGACCACCTGCTAAAACCTTCACTGTGTTCTCCCATCCATTTAAACCCTCCATCCCCTGCATCTTACTGTGAGAAGCCCCCTGACACTGTCCCACTCCATCCAGGGCACCCTGGAGGACCAAATCATCCAGGCCAACCCTGCCTTGGAAGCCTTCGGCAATGCCAAAACTGTCCGGAACGACAACTCATCCCGATTTGTGAGTGTTGGGGGTGGTGTCTGTAAGGAAGAGTCTAGGGGGTGGAGTCCATGGGTAAGGGTCTATGGGTTGGGGTGTTCTGGGAAGAAGTGGCTACCTCCACCTCCTTCCACAATTCTTCCAGGGGAAGTTTATCCGGATCCATTTTGGGGCCACTGGGAAGTTGGCATCAGCTGACATTGAGACCTGTGAGTAGGTTGAGGGCTCCATGAGAGGGCATCTTGTTGTCCACCATGTCTCCCTCTATCACTCCATCCACCTGTCCATCCTTCTCCTCATGCCACCATCCATCTATCCTTCCACATCCTCAAGCCTCCCTCCATTCATCCATCTGACCCTCCATCTCCTCATCCCAAATTCCACTCATCTTCTCTtcattcccatcccagaccTCCTGGAGAAGTCCCGTGTGATCTTCCAGCTGAAGGCTGAAAGAAACTACCACATTTACTACCAGATCCTCTCCAATAagaagccagagctgctgggtgagcTATGCTCCCAACCTGATCCCATAAATACCTGATCCCGCACCCATTTGGGACCTGCTTGTCCCaacctctttttctcctttcagacATGATGCTGGTGACCAACAACCCCTACGACTATGCCTTCATCTCCCAAGGAGAGACCACAGTTCCATCCATTGATGATGGGGAGGAGCTCCTGGCCACAGATGTGAGATGGGAGGCCATCAGGCAGTGTGTATGTGTCTCTGTGGGCTATAGAAGATCTTGAACACATTTTTGCCCCACAGAGTGCCTTTGATGTCCTGGGATTCACTCCAGAGGAGAAGAACTCCATCTATAAACTGACAGGAGCCATCATGCACTTCGGCAACATGAAGTTCAAGCAGAAACAACGGGAAGAGCAGGCAGAACCAGATGGCACAGAAGGTTGGGTCCAACCAAGGTTGAGGTGGAAACTGGCGTGAACTCCATGACCCTTCCAGGTTCATATTTTCACTTCTTCATCCTCAGAGGCAGACAAGTCAGCTTACCTAATGGGGCTGAACTCAGCTGATCTTCTCAAGGGGTTGTGCCACCCTCGGGTCAAGGTGGGCAATGAGTATGTCACCAAGGGGCAGAATGTCCAGCAGGTGAGTATGACATCACAAAATATCTTCCTTTTGGGACGACATGGTGCCATCTCCAGCAAGGAGAACACCAAGCGGCCCTCTCACTGGTGGAGCATCCTTCTTCCAGGTGATTTATGCTGTCGGAGCCTTGGCCAAAGCTGTGTATGAGAAGATGTTCAACTGGATGGTGACCAGGATCAACAATTCACTGGAGACCAAGCAGCCAAGGCAGTACTTCATTGGTGTGCTAGACATCGCTGGCTTTGAAATCTTTGATGTAAGCCCTGGTTGACTGTGTTGTGTTGACTCCATTGGATGTAGATTTAATCATACTGGATGGTCAGATGACTTTGTTTTCACTTGTGTTGactctgctggggctcaggtTGACTCTGCTGAACATATTAGCTGTTCTGTTGACCCCATTGACcacctcctctctccttccccagtTCAACAGCTTTGAGCAGCTCTGCATCAACTTCACCAACGAGAAGTTGCAGCAGTTTTTCAACCACCACATGTTCGTGCTAGAGCAAGAGGAATACAAGAAGGAGGGCATAGAGTGGGAGTTCATTGACTTTGGCATGGACCTCCAGGCCTGCATTGACCTCATTGAGAAGGTACCACCTCCCCCAGGGTCTCATGTGAGCTGGGGAAAAGGCCCTTTCTGTTGCAGCTTGGCAGGAACCCCAAAGTTCCTTGGCCGGTTGGGTTGTACTTGCTGTTCACTGTAGCCAACAAAGTCTCTTCTTCTTAGCCCATGGGGATCATGTCCATCCTGGAGGAGGAGTGCATGTTTCCCAAGGCCACAGACATGACCTTTAAGGCCAAGCTCTTTGATAATCACCTGGGCAAGTCAGCCAACTTTGGGAAGCCACGAAACGTCAAGGGGAAGCAAGAGGCCCACTTTGCCCTTATCCACTATGCCGGCACAGTGGACTACAACATCATCGGGTGGCTGCAGAAGAACAAGGACCCTCTCAATGAGACAGTGGTGGGGCTCTACCAGAAATCAGCCCTGAAGCTCTTGGCCAACCTCTTTGCCAACTATGCTGGGGCTGATGCACGTAAGAGGAACCCCTTTCCTCAGCATCTGTGGTTCTTTTCACCTTGTCCTTGTCCTATCTcatcctttcttcttctccaaCAGCCgtggagaaggggaaaggagcTAAGAAGAAAGGCTCCTCCTTCCAAactgtctctgccctgcatCGGGTGAGCGTTCAAAGGTTATTGGTGGACCCCAGGGTGTGTGGGCATGGAAAACATGTCCCAGGGCAAGGGATAAACCTTGGTGGTACAGGCTGGGGGGATGTCTTCATTACCTTCATCATCTCCCCTTCCATTTTTCAGGAGAATCTCAACAAGTTGATGACCAACCTGCGGTCTACCCACCCTCATTTTGTCCGCTGCATCATCCCCAATGAGACTAAGTCTCCTGGTGAGTCAATCCCTGAGGGTTGCTCCAGAGGACCCTGTGGGGCTCTGGCCAAAGGTGGTGGTGGGGAGCAGTGCTCTGGAGCAGGCCTTGACTCACCAGTCTTGATGACCTACCAGGTGTGATGAACAACCCCCTGGTAATGCACCAGCTGCGCTGCAACGGGGTGCTAGAGGGCATCCGCATCTGCCGCAAGGGCTTCCCCAATCGCATCCTCTATGGGGACTTCCGACAGCGGTaggcacagaggagaaaatgtgGGGATGGAGTGGACAACCCCACTGGGACTGAATTCAGAGGTTTCCTGTCCTCTCTGGTCACCAGGTACCGCATCCTGaaccctgctgccatccctgaggGGCAGTTCATTGACAGTCGCAAGGGCGCTGAGAAGCTCCTGGGATCCCTTGATATTGACCACAACCAGTACAAATTTGGACACACCAAGGTGGGGTCACTTGATCTCAGTTCTGGTGGTACCATCATTCACAAGGTTTTCATGGTGGGACGAGATGGACTCTATGGTCCCATCATCTGCTTGTCCACCTGCccatctgagctccctccatCCACATCAccacccatccctccatcctgcTTTCAAATGACAGCAGCACTTATCTTCATCTTTCCTCAAAGGTCTTCTTcaaggctgggctgctggggctgctggaggagatgaGGGATGAGCGCCTGGCCCGGATCATGACCCGCTTGCAAGCCCAAGTCCGTGGTTTCCTGTCCCGTCAGGAGTTCAAGAAGATCCTAGAGCGCAGGTAGGTGGTGAGATGGAGATGGTGTTGCATCCATGTTGAGTGGAAGTCCCTGGTGACCCACGTCTTGATGTGGCTTCTCCAGAGACTCATTGCTGGTGATCCAGTGGAACATCAGGGCCTTCATGGGGGTGAAGAACTGGCCTTGGATGAAACTCTACTTCAAGATCAAGCCCTTGTTGAAGAGTGCCGAGACAGAGAAAGAGATGCAGGTAGGACAGGGCCATGGGTAGGGAaggtgggtggatggatggagagaGGAAGTGGTAGGTGGggacaaaaaggaagaaatgagatTTACGTGGCACCTTTGTGTCTCCCACAGAACATGAAAGAAGAGTTTGGGCGGCTGAAGGAGGCCTTAGAAAAGTCAGAAGCCCGGCGGAAGGAGCTAGAGGAGAAGATGGTCTCCATGCTGCAGGAGAAGAATGACCTTCAGCTCCAAGTGCAGGCTGTGAGTGACCTAGATATCCCAGCCCCATGCTCCTTTTTCATTCATCTCAAACCAAGCTTATCCCTTCCAGGAGCAAGACAACCTGGCTGATGCTGAGGAGCGCTGTGACCAGCTGATCAAGAACAAGATCCAGCTGGAGGCCAAGGTGAAGGAGATGACTGAGCGGatggaggatgaggaggagatgAATGCTGAGTTGACggcaaagaaaaggaagctgGAGGATGAATGCTCAGAGCTGAAGAAGGACATTGATGACCTGGAGTTGTCATTGGCCAAggtggaaaaggagaaacaCGCCACTGAGAACAAGGTGAGGGTGGGGAAATGTCTTGACCTCAAACTGTGGGGAACTAAGCTGACTCAAGCCAAAGTGAATACAGTCTGGTGAAGACCCAAGGCTGGCTGGGTTGGGTTGCCAAGAATCAAGGCTGTTTGGGGTGCCAAATTCAAGCTGGAGGGTCATGAAACCCAAAACTTGGGTTGGATTGTGATAATGCAAGACTGGTTGAATTGCATCACCAAGAACCAAGGCTGGTTGTGttttcctgcatccctggacTTAGACCCAGCTTCACAAAGAGCAAGAATAACCTCCTGTCTCTTGTCCTACCTCTGGTACCAAGCTGGAGGCCTGATATTTCTCCTCCTGCAGGTCAAGAACCTCACAGAGGAGATGGCCGGGCTGGATGAAACCATCGTCAAGCTAACGAAGGAGAAGAAGGCCCTGCAAGAATCTCACCAGCAAGCACTGGATGatctgcaggcagaggaagacAAGGTCAACACATTGACAAAGGCCAAAGTCAAGCTGGAACAGCAAGTGGATGATGTGAGTATAGTCCACAACAGGCACATAACTGGCCCCTTGGGGTGTGGAAGTCCTTCTGGAGTGTGAGTTTGTGAGGGCTGATGGGTGTGTCTCTTTCTCACTTGCAGCTGGAGAGTTCACTGGAGCAAGAGAAGAAGATCCGGATGGACCTGGAACGGGCCAAAAGGAAGCTGGAAGGTGATTTGAAGTTGGCTCAGGAGAATATCATGGACCTGGAGAATGACAAGCAGCAACTGGATGAGAGGCTGAAAAAGTAAGGACCTGCACGCTTTCTTGTTCTTTACCTCTTAACACCTCTGCTGAGCATTCAGAAGAATGCCTTACTGGTGTTTCTCCCCACACCTAGGAAAGACTTTGAGCTCAATGCCCTCAACGCCAGAATCGAGGATGAGCAAGCAGTTGCAGCCCAGCTTCAGAAGAAGCTCAAAGAACTTCAGGTGAGGTGGGCTTCAGGGGTCAAGCAGAAGGAGGAACTGGTCCTTCCCATTATCTTCTTCATATCTTTTTGAGAAGAACCTAAACCTGCATGCCACCCACCTGAGGTCAGAAGCTCATGGCACATCCCTTGCCCCAGAACCTCTCTGTCATTTATTGCCTTGAAATGAATCATGGGCTCCTGGACAGGTTGGCTCTCATGGGGTTTGAGCTGAACCGATGGGTTAGGAGTACTCAAAGTATGGGGAGCATCTTGGGTAGAATCATCTGAACTGAGCAGACCACCTGGGTTGAATCACGTTCATTCCAATGTCCTTAGAGAAGTTTGTGCTGAGTTGTCTGTTAGTCCAATTAGAATGGACCAATTAGAATGTCCTCAAGACCAGTTGAGTTCAAGAACCTCAAGGTAATTTGAGGAGGTGGAGTGCCTTCAAATAAGGCCAGGTTGATCTGGAGAGCTCTGATCTTGACTAGGTTGAAAAGAACTGGATGGGATCGAGACTGATTGAGATGAAGGATCTACAGCTGACTGGGTTGTGCTGAAGAGTCTACAGTTGGTTGGGTTGACTTGAATTGATTTAAAGACTCTCCAACTTGATTAGCTGAGTTGAGTGGAGGAGTTGGGTGAAACCAAGCCTGCTGAAAACATGTTCATCCCTGGAACACAGGCGCGGattgaggagctggaggaggagctggaagcagagcGGACAGGCAGAGCCAAGGTGGAGAAGCTGCGCTCTGACCTGTCACGAGAGCTGGAGGAGATCAGTGAGCGGCTGGAGGAGGCAGGTGGTGCCACTTCAGTGCAGATTGAGCTCAACAAGAAGCGGGAGGCAGAGTTCCAGAAGATGCGGCGGGACCTGGAGGAGGCCACGCTGCAGCATGAGGCCACGGCAGCTGCGCTGCGCAAGAAGCACGCCGACA comes from Zonotrichia leucophrys gambelii isolate GWCS_2022_RI chromosome 2, RI_Zleu_2.0, whole genome shotgun sequence and encodes:
- the LOC135444221 gene encoding myosin-7 isoform X1, whose protein sequence is MPDVEMAEFGEAAPYLRKSEKERLAAQTRPFDLKKDIFVPDEKEEYVKATIVSREGSKITAETEHGKTVTVKEDQIMQQNPPKFDKIEDMAMLTFLHEPAVLYNLKDRYASWMIYTYSGLFCVTVNPYKWLPVYNAEVVAAYRGKKRSEAPPHIFSISDNAYQNMLTDRENQSILITGESGAGKTVNTKRVIQYFAVIAAIGDRGKKEAGAPGKGTLEDQIIQANPALEAFGNAKTVRNDNSSRFGKFIRIHFGATGKLASADIETYLLEKSRVIFQLKAERNYHIYYQILSNKKPELLDMMLVTNNPYDYAFISQGETTVPSIDDGEELLATDSAFDVLGFTPEEKNSIYKLTGAIMHFGNMKFKQKQREEQAEPDGTEEADKSAYLMGLNSADLLKGLCHPRVKVGNEYVTKGQNVQQVIYAVGALAKAVYEKMFNWMVTRINNSLETKQPRQYFIGVLDIAGFEIFDFNSFEQLCINFTNEKLQQFFNHHMFVLEQEEYKKEGIEWEFIDFGMDLQACIDLIEKPMGIMSILEEECMFPKATDMTFKAKLFDNHLGKSANFGKPRNVKGKQEAHFALIHYAGTVDYNIIGWLQKNKDPLNETVVGLYQKSALKLLANLFANYAGADAPVEKGKGAKKKGSSFQTVSALHRENLNKLMTNLRSTHPHFVRCIIPNETKSPGVMNNPLVMHQLRCNGVLEGIRICRKGFPNRILYGDFRQRYRILNPAAIPEGQFIDSRKGAEKLLGSLDIDHNQYKFGHTKVFFKAGLLGLLEEMRDERLARIMTRLQAQVRGFLSRQEFKKILERRDSLLVIQWNIRAFMGVKNWPWMKLYFKIKPLLKSAETEKEMQNMKEEFGRLKEALEKSEARRKELEEKMVSMLQEKNDLQLQVQAEQDNLADAEERCDQLIKNKIQLEAKVKEMTERMEDEEEMNAELTAKKRKLEDECSELKKDIDDLELSLAKVEKEKHATENKVKNLTEEMAGLDETIVKLTKEKKALQESHQQALDDLQAEEDKVNTLTKAKVKLEQQVDDLESSLEQEKKIRMDLERAKRKLEGDLKLAQENIMDLENDKQQLDERLKKKDFELNALNARIEDEQAVAAQLQKKLKELQARIEELEEELEAERTGRAKVEKLRSDLSRELEEISERLEEAGGATSVQIELNKKREAEFQKMRRDLEEATLQHEATAAALRKKHADSVAELSEQIDNLQRVKQKLEKEKSELKLELDDVGSNMEQLIKAKANLEKMCRTMEDQMNEHRTKSEEAQRMVNDLTTQRAKLQTENGELSRQLEEKEAFINQMTRGKLTYTQQLEDLKRQLEEEVKAKNALAHALQSARHDCDLLREQYEEETEAKAELQRSLSKANSEVAQWRTKYETDAIQRTEELEEAKKKLAQRLQEAEEAVEAVNAKCSSLEKTKHRLQNEIEDLMADLERSNAAAAALDKKQRNFDKILSEWKQKFEESQVELEASQKEARSLSTELFKLKNAYEESLDHLETLKRENKNLQEEISDLTEQLGGSHKTIHELEKVRKQLDAEKLELQAALEEAEASLEHEEGKILRAQLEFNQVKADYERKLAEKDEEMEQAKRNHLRVVDSLQTSLDAETRSRNEALRLKKKMEGDLNEMEIQLSHANRVAAEAQKQVKTLQGCLKDTQLQLDDMVRVNEDLKENIAIVERRNNLLQSELEELRAVVEQTERARKLAEQELIEASERVQLLHSQNTSLINQKKKMEADISQLQTEVEEAIQECRNAEEKAKKAITDAAMMAEELKKEQDTSAHLERMKKNMEQTIKDLQMRLDEAEQLALKGGKKQLQKLEARVRELENELEAEQKRHAESVKGLRKSERRVKELSYQTEEDRKNLVRLQDLVDKLQMKVKAYKRQAEEAEEQANSNLAKFRKAQHELDEAEERADIAESQVNKLRAKSRDIGAKKGLNEE
- the LOC135444221 gene encoding myosin-7 isoform X2, translated to MPDVEMAEFGEAAPYLRKSEKERLAAQTRPFDLKKDIFVPDEKEEYVKATIVSREGSKITAETEHGKTVTVKEDQIMQQNPPKFDKIEDMAMLTFLHEPAVLYNLKDRYASWMIYTYSGLFCVTVNPYKWLPVYNAEVVAAYRGKKRSEAPPHIFSISDNAYQNMLTDRENQSILITGESGAGKTVNTKRVIQYFAVIAAIGDRGKKEAGAPGKGTLEDQIIQANPALEAFGNAKTVRNDNSSRFGKFIRIHFGATGKLASADIETYLLEKSRVIFQLKAERNYHIYYQILSNKKPELLDMMLVTNNPYDYAFISQGETTVPSIDDGEELLATDSAFDVLGFTPEEKNSIYKLTGAIMHFGNMKFKQKQREEQAEPDGTEEADKSAYLMGLNSADLLKGLCHPRVKVGNEYVTKGQNVQQVIYAVGALAKAVYEKMFNWMVTRINNSLETKQPRQYFIGVLDIAGFEIFDFNSFEQLCINFTNEKLQQFFNHHMFVLEQEEYKKEGIEWEFIDFGMDLQACIDLIEKPMGIMSILEEECMFPKATDMTFKAKLFDNHLGKSANFGKPRNVKGKQEAHFALIHYAGTVDYNIIGWLQKNKDPLNETVVGLYQKSALKLLANLFANYAGADAPVEKGKGAKKKGSSFQTVSALHRENLNKLMTNLRSTHPHFVRCIIPNETKSPGVMNNPLVMHQLRCNGVLEGIRICRKGFPNRILYGDFRQRYRILNPAAIPEGQFIDSRKGAEKLLGSLDIDHNQYKFGHTKVFFKAGLLGLLEEMRDERLARIMTRLQAQVRGFLSRQEFKKILERRDSLLVIQWNIRAFMGVKNWPWMKLYFKIKPLLKSAETEKEMQNMKEEFGRLKEALEKSEARRKELEEKMVSMLQEKNDLQLQVQAEQDNLADAEERCDQLIKNKIQLEAKVKEMTERMEDEEEMNAELTAKKRKLEDECSELKKDIDDLELSLAKVEKEKHATENKVKNLTEEMAGLDETIVKLTKEKKALQESHQQALDDLQAEEDKVNTLTKAKVKLEQQVDDLESSLEQEKKIRMDLERAKRKLEGDLKLAQENIMDLENDKQQLDERLKKKDFELNALNARIEDEQAVAAQLQKKLKELQARIEELEEELEAERTGRAKVEKLRSDLSRELEEISERLEEAGGATSVQIELNKKREAEFQKMRRDLEEATLQHEATAAALRKKHADSVAELSEQIDNLQRVKQKLEKEKSELKLELDDVGSNMEQLIKAKANLEKMCRTMEDQMNEHRTKSEEAQRMVNDLTTQRAKLQTENGELSRQLEEKEAFINQMTRGKLTYTQQLEDLKRQLEEEVKAKNALAHALQSARHDCDLLREQYEEETEAKAELQRSLSKANSEVAQWRTKYETDAIQRTEELEEAKKKLAQRLQEAEEAVEAVNAKCSSLEKTKHRLQNEIEDLMADLERSNAAAAALDKKQRNFDKILSEWKQKFEESQVELEASQKEARSLSTELFKLKNAYEESLDHLETLKRENKNLQEEISDLTEQLGGSHKTIHELEKVRKQLDAEKLELQAALEEAEASLEHEEGKILRAQLEFNQVKADYERKLAEKDEEMEQAKRNHLRVVDSLQTSLDAETRSRNEALRLKKKMEGDLNEMEIQLSHANRVAAEAQKQVKTLQGCLKDTQLQLDDMVRVNEDLKENIAIVERRNNLLQSELEELRAVVEQTERARKLAEQELIEASERVQLLHSQNTSLINQKKKMEADISQLQTEVEEAIQECRNAEEKAKKAITDAAMMAEELKKEQDTSAHLERMKKNMEQTIKDLQMRLDEAEQLALKGGKKQLQKLEARVRELENELEAEQKRHAESVKGLRKSERRVKELSYQTEEDRKNLVRLQDLVDKLQMKVKAYKRQAEEAEEQANSNLAKFRKAQHELDEAEERADIAESQVNKLRAKSRDIGAKGLNEE